The following coding sequences lie in one Arachis ipaensis cultivar K30076 chromosome B03, Araip1.1, whole genome shotgun sequence genomic window:
- the LOC107629997 gene encoding protein STRICTOSIDINE SYNTHASE-LIKE 3-like, which translates to MTLLRWLAILFLLLAVYCGLDPFRHSPIASFPEFEAKLIEMPPWSEVPPEKDSENLLQKSEVKFLNEVQGPESVAFDPQGRGPYAGVADGRILFWNGHSWLPFAYTSPNRSELCDPKVPASPLSYVTTEHICGRPLGLRFNKKTGDLYIADAYFGLLKVGPEGGLATPLTTEAEGVPFRFTNDVDVDEEGNVYFTDSSAKYQRRNFIQLVFAGDDSGRVLKYNPDTKETTVLVRNIQFPNGISLSKDRSFFYVCEGVVGRLRKYWLKGEKAGTSEIIAILPGIPDNVRVNEDGDFWIALHCRRYMYAYLNALYPNIRKLILKLPIPTKIHYLLQIGGRQHALAVKYSSEGKLLQILEDSEGKVVRAVSEVEEKDGKLWMGSVLMPFIGVYNLK; encoded by the exons ATGACTTTGCTTCGATGGCTTGCGATTCTGTTCCTTCTGCTCGCCGTGTACTGCGGTCTCGATCCGTTTCGACACAGCCCCATAGCCAGCTTCCCGGAATTCGAGGCCAAATTGATTGAAATGCCGCCGTGGTCCGAGGTGCCGCCGGAGAAAGACTCGGAGAATTTGTTGCAGAAATCGGAGGTGAAGTTCTTGAACGAGGTTCAGGGACCAGAGAGCGTTGCTTTCGACCCTCAAGGTCGCGGTCCTTACGCTGGTGTCGCTGATGGAAGGATTCTCTTCTGGAATGGACACTCTTGGCTTCCCTTTGCTTATACCTCTCCCAACAG GTCAGAATTGTGTGATCCTAAAGTACCTGCATCACCACTTAGCTATGTGACGACCGAGCACATCTGCGGAAGGCCTTTGGGACTCAGGTTCAACAAGAAAACTGGCGATTTATACATTGCGGATGCATATTTTGGGCTTCTGAAGGTGGGGCCTGAGGGTGGTTTAGCAACACCTCTTACAACTGAGGCTGAAGGGGTGCCATTCAGGTTTACCAATGATGTTGATGTTGACGAAGAAGGGAATGTTTATTTTACGGATAGCAGTGCGAAATATCAGCGCAG GAACTTTATTCAACTGGTATTTGCTGGAGATGATAGCGGCAGAGTTTTGAAATACAACCCTGACACTAAGGAAACCACAGTTCTTGTGAGAAACATTCAATTTCCAAATGGCATTTCCTTAAGCAAAGATCGTTCCTTCTTTTACGTCTGTGAAGGTGTTGTTGGCAG GCTACGCAAATACTGGCTGAAAGGCGAAAAGGCCGGGACTTCAGAGATCATAGCCATCCTGCCTGGAATCCCTGACAATGTGAGAGTCAATGAAGATGGCGATTTTTGGATTGCACTTCATTGCCGAAGGTATATGTATGCGTACCTTAATGCCCTCTATCCAAATATTCGGAAACTCATACTCAAGCTCCCTATACCAACAAAGATTCACTACCTGCTTCAAATTGGTGGCCGGCAACATGCGTTGGCTGTTAAGTACAGCTCCGAAGGCAAACTTCTGCAGATATTGGAAGATAGCGAGGGAAAAGTTGTTAGAGCAGTGAGTGAAGTGGAGGAGAAAGATGGTAAACTATGGATGGGAAGTGTTCTTATGCCTTTTATTGGAGTTTACAACTTGAAATGA